Genomic segment of Verrucomicrobium sp.:
AGGCGGCGAGCTCCTCCGCCGTCTCCCCCTTTTCCGCGAGGGCGGACAGGAAGGCGGCGCGGTCGGCGTCGCCGATGGTGGGATCGAAGAGGGTTTCCGCCGCCGCCCCGGCCTGGTCGGCGTCGAGGGGCGCGCCGCCCTTCAGCGTGTGGGCGAGGGAGAGGAGGATCGACATGGGCGCTAGGCCGTCGCCGGGGCGGGCGCGCCGGCCTCGAACCGCTGCTTGTCGATGGCCTTCATGTAGGCCTCCTCCGCCGTGATGAGGCCCTGGCGCAGCGCGCCCTCGATGGCGTCGTCCATCAGCTGCATGCCCTCGGCGCGGCCGCTCTTGAGGACGTCGACCAGCTTGGCCGTGGCGCCTTCCCGGACGATCGCGCCGACCGCCGGGGTGGCGACGAGGATCTCGTTGAGGGCCAGGCGGCCCTTGCCGTCGGCGCGCTTGAAGAGGAGCTGGGCGCAGACGCCGCGCAGGGAGTTGGCCAGCATGACGCGGATCTGTTCCTGCTGGTCGGCGGGGAAGGCGTCGATGATGCGGTCGATGGTCTTGCGCGCGTTGTTCGTGTGGAGGGTGCCGAAGACGAGGAGGCCGGTTTCCGCGGCGGTGAGGGCCAGGGAGATGGTTTCCAGGTCCCGCATTTCGCCGACGAGGACGACGTCCGCGTCTTCCCGCAGCGCGGCGCGCAGGCCGGAGGCGAAGGTGGGGGTCTCCTGGGGCACTTCCCGCTGGGTGAGGCGGCTCTGCTTGTCGGCGTGGACGAACTCGATCGGCTCCTCGATGGTCACGATGTGCCGGGCGTAGGTGGAGTTGATGTAGTCGATGACGGCGGCCAGGGTGGTCGACTTGCCGGAGCCGGTCGGCCCGGTGACCAGGACCAGGCCGCTTTGCAGGTCGCCGAAGGCCTGGATGGCCGGGGGGACGCCCAGCTCGGCGATGGTCTTGATGCGGGAGGGGATGATGCGGAAGACCGCGCCCATGCCGTGAAGCTGGCGGTAGTAGTTGCAGCGGAAGCGGGCCGCCTCGCCGAACTCGTGGGCGAAGTCGAGGTCCCCCGCCTCCAGGTAGTGGCGCCAGTTTTCCTCCCCCGCCAGGGGCTGGAGGAGGGCGGCCATCTCCGCCTGGGTGAGGGGCTCCTCCCGCAGGGGGCGCAGGTCGCCATGGAGGCGGATTTTCGGCGGGGCGCCTTCCAGGAGGTGGAGGTCGGAGCCGCCCTGGTCGATCAGGGCCTGGAAGAGGGGGGCGATGGCGCTCATGTCATGAACGGTGGCGGCGGGCCAGTTCCTGGGCGAAGGTCTTCTTGTTCTCGCTGCGGCGGTAGGCCTCCTCTGCCGTGATGAGGTTTTGGTCGACGAGGGAGAGGAGGGAGTCGTCCATGAGGACCATCCCCTGCCGGACGCCGGTCTGGATGATGCCGGGGAGCATGAAGGTCTTGCCGTCCCGGATGAGGGCGGCGACGGCGGGGGTGTTGGTCATGATCTCCATGGCCATGGCGCGGCCCTGGCCGTCGGCGCGCGGGACGAGCTGCTGGCAGACGATGCCCCGGATCGACTCGGAGACCATGGTGCGGATCTGCGCCTGCTGGGAGATGGGGAAGGCGTCCAGGAGCCGGTTGAGGGTGCGGGGCGCGCTGTTCGTGTGGAGGGTGCCCAGGACGAGGTGGCCGGTCTCCGCGGCGGTGATGGCCAGGGAGATGGTTTCCAGGTCCCGCATCTCGCCGACGACGATGACGTCCGGGTCCTCGCGCAGGGCGGCGCGCAGGGCGCTGCCGTAGGTCTTTGTGTGGGCGCCGACTTCCCGCTGGGAGATCTGGCAGCCGCGCGGGGAGAAGACGTACTCGATCGGCTCCTCCAGGGTGATGATGTGGTCCCGCCGCTCCGCGTTGATCTGTTCCACCATGGCGGCCAGGGTGGTCGACTTGCCGGAGCCGCTGGGGCCGGTGACGAGGACCAGGCCGTTGTGGTAGCGGGTGAGGGTGCGGAGGGTCTCCGGCATGCCCAGCTCCGCCAGGGTGGGGACGCGGCCCGGGATGACGCGGAAGACCATTTCCCAGCCGCGCCGCTGGCGGATGACGCTGGTGCGGAAGCGCGCGGGGGGCTGGCCGGGGCCCGTTTCCAGTTCGTGGCAGAATTCGGCCGCGCCGGTTTCCCGCACGCGGGCGGCCATCCGGGGGTCCAGGAAGCCGTGGGCCAGCCGTTCCGTGTCGGCGGCGGAGAGGGAGGCCAGGCCCTCCCGCAGAATGCGAAGCTGGCCGTGGCGCCGCCCGGCGGGTGTGTTGCTTGGCGCCAGGTGGACGTCGGAAACGCCGGCGGCCAGGGCTTCCCGCAGGTAGTCGTCGACGTGGGCGAAGGGGCCGGCCCCGCCGGCGGCGGCCAAGGGGGGCGGCGCGGCGGCCTGCCGGGGCTCCGGCTCCGCCGCCTGCGCGGCGATGGCCTGCCGGGCGGCCTGCTGGGCCAGGCCGGAGGCCAGGACCTGGTGGAACCAGTCCCGCTGCGGCCCGTCGATCAGCTGCTGCTCGTAGAGCAGCTCGACGGCGGGAAGGCTGGGCTGCCCCGCCAGCATGGAGGAGGTGGCGTGGTATTGGTCGCTGTTGATGAGGGAGTGCTCCAGGGCCAGGCGGAGCACGAGGTCGTTTTCGGCGCTTTGCTGGAGGGCGGCGGCGGTCATGCGCGGATGGAGATCACCTCCCCGGTGTCGAGGGCCTGGGAAACGGCCTGGAGAAGCTGGGAGGCGTTGAAGGGGCGGTGGAGGATGGCGCGGACGCCCGCTTCCTTTTTCTGCGCGGTCAGGGTCACTTCCGGATGGCTGGTGACCAAGAGGATCGGCATGGCGGAGTGGTGCTGGTGGATGGCGCGGGCGGTTTCCACGCCGTTCACCACGGAGAGTTCCCGGTCGAGGATGAGGAGGTCGACGTGGCCTTCCTCCCCGGCGAACTGGGTGAGGGCGGAGCCGCTGTGCTCCGCGGTGCGGACGCGGTAGCCGCAGGTTTCCAGCACGTCGCGCGCGGCGGCGCGCAGGGCGGCTTCCTCCGTGGCCAGGCCGATGACCTGGCCCTTGCCGGTCGGGATGTGGGAGTGGATCTCGTGCTTGCCGGCGACGGCGGGGGCGGGAGCCTCCGTGCCGACGGCGCGCGGGGAAATGTTGGGCGGCAGGTAGAGGTCGAAGCGGGCGCCTGTCTCCGGCGCGGCGGCGTTGGCCACGCGGAGGTAGCCGCGGTGATTGCGCACGATGGTGGAGACGGAAACGAGGCCCAGGCCGGTGCCGCCTTTTTCCTTGGTGGTGAAGAGGGGCTCGAAGATGCGGCCCAGGAGATGTTCCGGGATGCCGGGGCCGGTGTCCCATACGGTCAGGCGCAGGTAGTCGCCCGGGGTGCCGCCGTTTTCTTCCGGCAGGAAGAAGCCGGCGTCGAGGTGGGCGGGCGCGGCTTCCAGGTGGAGGGCCCCCTGGTTTT
This window contains:
- a CDS encoding type IV pilus twitching motility protein PilT, which translates into the protein MSAIAPLFQALIDQGGSDLHLLEGAPPKIRLHGDLRPLREEPLTQAEMAALLQPLAGEENWRHYLEAGDLDFAHEFGEAARFRCNYYRQLHGMGAVFRIIPSRIKTIAELGVPPAIQAFGDLQSGLVLVTGPTGSGKSTTLAAVIDYINSTYARHIVTIEEPIEFVHADKQSRLTQREVPQETPTFASGLRAALREDADVVLVGEMRDLETISLALTAAETGLLVFGTLHTNNARKTIDRIIDAFPADQQEQIRVMLANSLRGVCAQLLFKRADGKGRLALNEILVATPAVGAIVREGATAKLVDVLKSGRAEGMQLMDDAIEGALRQGLITAEEAYMKAIDKQRFEAGAPAPATA
- a CDS encoding PilT/PilU family type 4a pilus ATPase, whose product is MTAAALQQSAENDLVLRLALEHSLINSDQYHATSSMLAGQPSLPAVELLYEQQLIDGPQRDWFHQVLASGLAQQAARQAIAAQAAEPEPRQAAAPPPLAAAGGAGPFAHVDDYLREALAAGVSDVHLAPSNTPAGRRHGQLRILREGLASLSAADTERLAHGFLDPRMAARVRETGAAEFCHELETGPGQPPARFRTSVIRQRRGWEMVFRVIPGRVPTLAELGMPETLRTLTRYHNGLVLVTGPSGSGKSTTLAAMVEQINAERRDHIITLEEPIEYVFSPRGCQISQREVGAHTKTYGSALRAALREDPDVIVVGEMRDLETISLAITAAETGHLVLGTLHTNSAPRTLNRLLDAFPISQQAQIRTMVSESIRGIVCQQLVPRADGQGRAMAMEIMTNTPAVAALIRDGKTFMLPGIIQTGVRQGMVLMDDSLLSLVDQNLITAEEAYRRSENKKTFAQELARRHRS